The Miscanthus floridulus cultivar M001 chromosome 17, ASM1932011v1, whole genome shotgun sequence genome has a window encoding:
- the LOC136516270 gene encoding small ribosomal subunit protein bS6c-like has protein sequence MALLPLSSTSAALPHFRPCPSAALLLRLPSARARTRAVSTGYAASFYGGSAMSAAGGADEEEVGDESGFGPGLGLGGGGLGMSAAEAALALEEREMPPCPPGLRQYETMVVLRPDMSEEERLAFIQRYEELLVAGGAMYVEVFNRGVIPLAYSIRKRNSRTGLPSTYYDGIYLLITYFTKPESMDALQLRLNADDDVIRSTSFKVRQRKAV, from the exons ATGGCGTTGCTGCCgctctcctccacctccgccGCGCTCCCGCACTTCCGCCCCTGCCCATCCGCCGCGCTTCTGCTGCGCCTCCCCTCCGCCCGCGCCCGCACCCGCGCGGTCTCCACCGGCTACGCGGCGTCCTTCTACGGCGGCTCGGCGATGTCCGCGGCCGGCGGCGCCGACGAGGAGGAGGTCGGCGACGAGTCGGGGTTCGGCCCGGGGCTGggtctcggcggcggcggcctcgggATGTCGGCCGCGGAGGCCGCGCTGGCGCTGGAGGAGCGCGAGATGCCGCCCTGCCCGCCCGGCCTGCGCCAGTACGAGACCATGGTCGTGCTCCGCCCCGACATGTCCGAGGAGGAGCGCCTCGCCTTCATCCAGCGCTACGAGGAG ctgctcgtcgccggcggcgcCATGTACGTGGAGGTCTTCAACCGGGGCGTCATCCCGCTGGCATACAGCATCAGGAAGAGGAACAGCCGGACCGGGCTGCCGTCCACCTACTACGACGGCATCTACCTCCTCATCACCTACTTCACCAAGCCGGAGTCCATGGACGCCCTGCAGCTGAGGCTCAACGCCGACGACGACGTCATCCGCTCCACCAGCTTCAAGGTCCGCCAGCGGAAGGCCGTCTAG
- the LOC136518103 gene encoding uncharacterized protein — translation MAGKGAKATAAKSADKDKGKKAGGPVSRSSRAAPQEKSAPKKDVYQLFAEKVRDNKQLESRWAIMQETRVEYFRGKDFNTFIKNHPEVREILGPDKDLEVEDIVNTLLTKNLVIRCDRVMKTVRPGKKKLSSWPAHLEIHNEQVFTENDGFFAWMFLKRRTLWQTILSFVWPLFALAVCLFPVYPYQCKIVVLYSCAGALLFIVSILLLRAAIFGILWVLLGKRVWFFPNINAEETTFRELVRFWPEKDEGERPKWTSRLFYALVALLVILLLRHHAPDEAARARYQKKVSNIIDDVLEWSPKLAISGMIEKHTGANITEDSNYTSRAASSHVPPSTKDKASEAGPDMDADGDTEANLDETQDNEYADDTRSSEA, via the exons ATGGCGGGGAAGGGAGCCAAGGCCACGGCCGCCAAGTCGGCGGACAAGGACAAGGGGAAGAAGGCCGGCGGCCCCGTCTCGCGCTCCTCCCGCGCCGCACCTCAG GAGAAGTCAGCTCCGAAGAAAGATGTTTATCAGTTGTTCGCTGAGAAGGTTAGGGATAACAAACAACTGGAATCAAGATGGGCAATCATGCAAGAAACCCGTGTGGAGTATTTTCGTGGAAAAGATTTCAATACCTTCATCAAGAATCATCCAGAAGTCAGGGAAATTTTGGGGCCAGATAAGGATTTAGAAGTGGAAGACATTGTTAACACTTTGCTGACCAAGAACCTTGTGATAAGGTGTGATCGAGTTATGAAAACTGTGAGGCCTGGCAAGAAAAAGCTATCATCATGGCCTGCTCATTTGGAGATACATAAT GAACAAGTGTTTACTGAAAATGATGGATTTTTTGCTTGGATGTTTCTGAAAAGGCGGACCTTGTGGCAGACAATTCTTTCATTTGTTTGGCCCCTTTTTGCACTGGCAGTCTGCTTATTTCCAGTTTACCCATACCAATGCAAGATTGTTGTCCTGTACTCATGTGCTGGAGCTCTACTGTTCATTGTCTCCATTCTTTTGC TAAGAGCTGCTATCTTTGGCATCTTATGGGTTCTCCTTGGGAAACGCGTGTGGTTCTTCCCCAATATAAATGCAGAGGAGACAACATTTAGAGAACTCGTTCGTTTTTGGCCTGAAAAGGATGAAGGAGAGCGGCCAAAGTGGACATCAAGacttttctatgctcttgttgCTCTATTGGTGATATTACTGCTTAGGCACCATGCTCCTGACGAAGCAGCTAGAGCCAG GTACCAAAAGAAGGTTTCTAACATAATTGATGATGTTCTTGAATGGTCTCCGAAGTTAGCTATTTCTGGAATGATTGAAAAACACACCGGGGCTAACATTACAGAAGACAGCAATTACACCAGCAGGGCTGCGAGTAGCCATGTGCCTCCTTCCACCAAAGACAAAGCTTCAGAAGCCGGCCCAGATATGGATGCTGATGGGGATACTGAGGCTAACTTAGATGAAACCCAAGATAATGAATATGCTGATGATACAAGATCAAGCGAAGCTTAA
- the LOC136517344 gene encoding uncharacterized protein, translating to MSSSAENDPTVTVTERGKDKHEDGDKEQGSGGGGFIEKVKDFIHDIGEKIEEAVGFGKPTADVCGIHIPHISLHRADLVVDVLIKNPNPVPIPLVDIDYLIDSDGRKLVSGLIPDAGTIHAHGQETVKIPVSLVFDDIKSTYKDIQPGSIIPYLVRVVLLVDVPIIGRIKIPIQKDGEIPVPYKPDVDVEKIKFHHFSFEETTATLHLKLENKNDFDLGLNLLEYEMWLGDDSIASAELTQTAKIEKQGITRMQVPFSFSPKDFGSAVWDMIRGRGTGYTIKGKIDVDTPFGNMKLPISKEGGTTRIKKDDDDDDDDDN from the coding sequence ATGTCGTCGTCGGCGGAGAACGATCCCACGGTGACGGTGACCGAGCGCGGCAAGGACAAGCACGAGGACGGTGACAAGGagcagggcagcggcggcggcggcttcatCGAAAAGGTGAAGGACTTCATCCACGACATCGGCGAGAAGATCGAGGAGGCGGTCGGGTTCGGCAAGCCCACGGCCGACGTGTGCGGCATCCACATCCCGCACATCAGCCTCCACCGCGCCGACCTCGTCGTGGACGTGCTCATCAAGAACCCCAACCCGGTGCCCATCCCGCTCGTCGACATCGACTACCTCATCGACAGCGACGGCCGCAAGCTCGTGTCCGGCCTCATCCCGGACGCCGGCACCATCCACGCGCACGGCCAGGAGACCGTCAAGATCCCCGTCTCGCTCGTCTTCGACGACATCAAGAGCACCTACAAGGACATCCAGCCGGGCAGCATCATCCCTTACCTCGTCCGCGTCGTGCTCCTCGTCGACGTCCCCATCATCGGCCGCATCAAGATCCCGATCCAGAAGGACGGCGAGATCCCCGTCCCGTACAAGCCCGACGTCGACGTCGAGAAGATCAAGTTCCACCACTTCTCCTTCGAGGAGACCACCGCCACGCTCCACCTCAAGCTCGAGAACAAGAACGACTTCGACCTCGGCCTCAACCTGCTCGAGTACGAGATGTGGCTCGGCGACGACAGCATCGCCTCTGCTGAGCTCACCCAGACCGCCAAGATCGAGAAGCAGGGGATCACCAGGATGCAGGTGCCCTTCAGCTTCAGTCCCAAGGACTTCGGATCCGCTGTCTGGGACATGATCAGGGGAAGGGGCACGGGATACACCATCAAGGGCAAGATTGATGTCGACACTCCCTTCGGCAACATGAAGCTGCCCATAAGCAAAGAGGGTGGAACCACCCGCATCAagaaggacgacgacgatgatgacgatgatgacaacTGA